Proteins from a single region of Segatella copri:
- a CDS encoding cytidylate kinase-like family protein: MEKIIINVGRQIGSGGHIIAEKLAEDFGCKCYDRELLNLAAKESGFSEKFFEQNDEQKGFFKSLFHTHLPFLSDNNFYHNDFSQEGLYKFQSDAIRKAADEGNCVFVGRTADYVLRDYKNVINIFITANFDDRIKAVCKRKDIDRASARKFIESHEEQRASYYDYYTGKKWGHSESYDLCINSSHLGIEETEKFIAEFIRKKFGLSD; the protein is encoded by the coding sequence ATGGAAAAGATTATCATAAACGTAGGTCGCCAGATAGGTAGCGGCGGCCATATCATCGCCGAGAAGCTGGCGGAGGATTTCGGTTGCAAATGTTACGACCGTGAGCTGCTGAATCTTGCCGCCAAGGAGAGTGGATTCTCTGAGAAATTCTTCGAGCAGAACGATGAGCAGAAGGGATTCTTCAAGTCTCTCTTCCATACCCATCTGCCCTTCCTGAGCGATAACAATTTCTATCACAACGACTTCTCGCAGGAAGGTCTGTACAAGTTCCAGAGCGACGCCATCAGAAAGGCTGCCGATGAGGGCAACTGCGTGTTTGTGGGCAGAACCGCCGACTATGTGCTGCGTGATTACAAGAATGTGATCAATATCTTCATCACCGCCAACTTCGACGACCGCATCAAGGCAGTGTGCAAGCGAAAGGACATTGACAGAGCCTCCGCCCGCAAGTTCATCGAAAGCCATGAGGAGCAGCGCGCATCTTACTACGATTACTATACAGGCAAGAAGTGGGGACACAGCGAGAGCTACGACCTCTGCATCAACAGCAGCCATCTGGGAATCGAAGAAACAGAGAAGTTTATCGCAGAATTTATCAGAAAGAAGTTCGGACTTAGTGATTAA